A DNA window from Robbsia sp. KACC 23696 contains the following coding sequences:
- a CDS encoding hydantoinase B/oxoprolinase family protein, giving the protein MNNSDTKQAGQSGGATIKVREQIMWNRLISVVEEQAITLVRTAFCTSVREAGDLSAGVFDAQGRMVAQAVTGTPGHVNSMAEAVGHFCERFPVDSLSPGDVLLTNDPWMGTGHLHDITVVTPVFRNARGAAADSAPTLIGYFASTAHVVDIGGRGFGPDAREVYEEGICFPPMRLFRAGELNRDLIDILRANVREQDQVVGDFFSLAACNDTGRKRLMGMMDEFGLDDIEGLAAFIFENSERATRERIAALPRGAHTYTMTVDGYDKPVDLVVTVHADGDTMHADYAGTSGPSAFGINVPLTYTKAYTCYALKCAIAPAIPNNWASLRPFVISAPAGCILNAPRPHAVAVRHVLGHLLPDVTLGALQALVPDLVPAEGASALWNLQMKFEGVRPETRHLRHEMLVFNSGGTGARPSSDGLSATAFPSGVQTMSVEVTESIGPIVVWRKELRPDSGGAGRWRGGLGQRIEIGATEGFVFSLNAMFDRVAYPARGHKGGASGAAGSVALDDGTAMRAKGTQRIPEGRRLVLELPGGGGYGDATTRPAASVERDIAHGYLTRDKAAQDYPHVF; this is encoded by the coding sequence ATGAACAATAGCGATACAAAACAGGCAGGACAGAGCGGCGGCGCCACGATCAAGGTGCGCGAGCAAATCATGTGGAATCGGCTGATTTCCGTCGTCGAGGAGCAGGCGATCACGCTGGTTCGCACGGCGTTCTGTACCAGCGTGCGAGAGGCCGGCGATCTGTCGGCCGGCGTGTTCGACGCGCAAGGGCGGATGGTGGCGCAGGCGGTGACCGGCACGCCCGGCCATGTGAATTCGATGGCGGAGGCGGTGGGTCATTTCTGCGAGCGCTTTCCGGTAGACAGTCTGTCGCCGGGCGATGTCCTGCTGACCAACGATCCCTGGATGGGCACCGGCCATCTGCACGACATCACCGTCGTCACCCCCGTCTTCCGCAACGCGCGTGGCGCCGCAGCGGACAGCGCGCCGACGTTGATCGGCTATTTCGCCTCGACGGCCCACGTTGTCGATATCGGCGGTCGCGGCTTCGGTCCCGATGCACGTGAAGTGTACGAGGAAGGCATCTGCTTTCCGCCGATGCGCTTGTTCCGCGCCGGGGAACTGAATCGGGATCTGATCGATATCCTGCGTGCCAATGTGCGGGAGCAGGATCAGGTCGTCGGCGATTTCTTCTCGCTGGCGGCCTGCAACGATACCGGCCGCAAGCGGCTGATGGGGATGATGGACGAGTTCGGCCTCGACGATATCGAAGGGCTGGCGGCCTTCATCTTCGAGAACAGCGAACGTGCAACGCGCGAGCGGATTGCCGCGTTGCCGCGAGGCGCGCATACGTACACCATGACCGTCGATGGCTATGACAAGCCGGTCGATCTGGTCGTGACGGTCCATGCCGACGGCGATACGATGCACGCGGACTACGCCGGTACGTCCGGTCCGAGCGCGTTCGGCATCAATGTGCCGCTGACCTATACCAAGGCCTACACCTGCTATGCGCTGAAATGTGCGATCGCTCCCGCGATTCCGAATAACTGGGCATCGTTGCGCCCCTTCGTGATCAGCGCACCGGCCGGTTGTATCCTGAATGCGCCACGCCCGCATGCAGTGGCGGTGCGACACGTGCTCGGTCATTTGTTGCCCGACGTCACGCTCGGCGCTTTGCAGGCGCTTGTGCCGGATCTGGTGCCGGCAGAAGGGGCGAGCGCATTGTGGAATCTGCAGATGAAGTTCGAGGGCGTGCGGCCTGAAACACGCCATCTGCGGCACGAGATGCTCGTCTTCAACAGCGGCGGCACCGGCGCCCGGCCGTCGAGCGATGGCTTGAGCGCCACCGCGTTCCCCAGCGGCGTGCAGACGATGTCGGTGGAAGTCACCGAAAGCATCGGGCCGATCGTCGTCTGGCGCAAGGAGTTGCGGCCCGATTCGGGCGGCGCGGGGCGGTGGCGCGGTGGCCTCGGTCAACGGATCGAGATTGGTGCCACGGAGGGCTTCGTCTTCAGCCTCAACGCCATGTTCGACCGTGTCGCGTATCCGGCGCGCGGACACAAGGGCGGCGCCTCGGGGGCGGCGGGCTCGGTGGCCCTCGACGACGGGACCGCGATGCGCGCCAAGGGCACGCAGCGGATCCCGGAAGGGCGGCGACTGGTGCTCGAATTGCCCGGCGGCGGGGGGTATGGCGATGCCACCACGCGCCCGGCCGCATCGGTCGAACGCGATATCGCGCACGGCTATCTGACGCGCGACAAAGCGGCGCAGGACTACCCACACGTTTTTTGA
- a CDS encoding hydantoinase/oxoprolinase family protein, whose product MTTAGSTSASLDGAAARVPSSPSVFKSIRAGADIGGTFTDVALECDGTLFSAKVLTDYARPERAIIAGLLRAASLAGIAPGAIQSVIHGTTLATNALIERRGARTAFITSEGFRDVIEMRTESRFEQYDLGITLPAPLVPRSDRFTVAGRMDAKGNELVPLDMAGLDQVIAQIAEQGFESVAVGLMHSYRHSGHERAVRERILAALPHVSVSLSSEVSPQIREFERFNTACANAYVKPLMASYLNRLATALQEEGIGCPLYMIHSGGGLMSLRSAAMFPVRLLESGPAGGAIYAADVAARYDLDHVLSFDMGGTTAKICLIEHQRPKTARTFEVARTYRFKKGSGMPISIPVIEMVEIGAGGGSIAHVDEMRQVRVGPESAGSEPGPACYGRGGEKPTVTDADLVLGKLDPARFAGGTMPLDAPAAGRAMEDAIAAQLGGDAVQSAFAVAEMVDENMANAARVHAVENGCELAGYTMIAYGGAAPLHAGRLCEKLGMDRLLVPPGAGVGSAIGFLRAPFGYESLRSAVMRLGEFDAVMVNTLIGEMESEVSAFVEETGHSGDTVRELRAYMRYAGQGWEIPVSVTAERFSTNDVAADVAALRAAFIEVYVQLFGHEVEGLDVEVVSWALSLRTEVPPPARVTEIAGVDQDSEGVAVPLERRAVFDAKSGSFHDCAIHHRDALRVGLRVAGPAIVLENETSTLVPPGFSVTLQSDRCLLIQRQH is encoded by the coding sequence GTGACGACAGCAGGTTCCACTTCCGCATCTCTCGACGGCGCCGCCGCTCGGGTGCCATCCTCCCCATCCGTCTTCAAGTCGATCCGCGCCGGCGCGGACATCGGTGGCACATTCACCGATGTCGCGCTGGAGTGTGACGGCACGCTGTTTTCGGCAAAGGTCCTTACCGATTACGCCCGCCCCGAGCGCGCGATCATCGCCGGCTTGCTGCGCGCCGCATCGCTGGCCGGTATCGCACCCGGCGCCATTCAATCGGTGATCCACGGGACGACGCTCGCGACGAACGCGCTGATCGAGCGACGCGGTGCGCGGACCGCTTTCATCACCAGCGAAGGCTTTCGCGATGTGATCGAAATGCGCACCGAGAGTCGATTCGAACAGTATGACCTCGGCATCACGCTGCCCGCGCCGCTAGTGCCGCGCTCCGACCGCTTTACCGTGGCCGGCCGCATGGACGCGAAGGGCAATGAACTGGTGCCGCTTGATATGGCGGGGCTCGACCAGGTGATCGCGCAGATTGCCGAGCAGGGTTTCGAAAGCGTGGCCGTCGGGTTGATGCATAGCTATCGCCATTCGGGTCATGAACGCGCCGTGCGCGAGCGCATTCTGGCGGCATTGCCGCATGTCTCGGTGTCGCTGTCCTCTGAAGTCTCGCCGCAGATTCGCGAGTTCGAGCGTTTCAATACCGCTTGCGCGAATGCCTACGTGAAGCCTCTGATGGCGTCCTATCTGAATCGATTGGCGACCGCATTGCAGGAAGAGGGCATCGGCTGCCCGCTGTACATGATCCATTCCGGCGGCGGCTTGATGTCCCTGCGTAGCGCGGCGATGTTCCCGGTTCGCTTGCTCGAATCCGGTCCAGCCGGTGGCGCGATCTATGCGGCCGATGTCGCGGCGCGCTACGACCTGGATCATGTGCTGTCTTTCGACATGGGCGGGACGACGGCGAAGATTTGCCTGATCGAGCATCAGCGTCCCAAGACCGCACGTACTTTCGAAGTGGCGCGGACTTATCGTTTCAAGAAGGGCAGTGGCATGCCGATCTCGATCCCGGTCATCGAGATGGTTGAAATCGGTGCCGGTGGCGGTTCGATCGCGCACGTCGATGAAATGCGCCAGGTGCGGGTCGGGCCGGAGAGCGCCGGCTCGGAGCCGGGGCCGGCGTGCTATGGCCGCGGCGGTGAAAAGCCAACGGTGACCGATGCGGATCTGGTGTTGGGCAAGCTCGATCCAGCCCGTTTCGCGGGCGGCACGATGCCGCTCGATGCGCCAGCTGCAGGGCGCGCGATGGAAGACGCGATCGCGGCACAACTCGGCGGCGATGCGGTGCAATCGGCCTTCGCGGTCGCGGAAATGGTCGACGAGAACATGGCGAATGCCGCGCGCGTTCATGCGGTCGAGAACGGCTGCGAGTTGGCCGGCTATACGATGATCGCCTACGGCGGCGCGGCGCCGCTGCACGCAGGCCGTCTCTGTGAAAAGCTCGGCATGGACCGCTTGCTGGTGCCCCCGGGCGCCGGTGTGGGCTCGGCGATCGGCTTTTTGCGCGCACCGTTCGGGTATGAGTCCTTACGCAGTGCGGTGATGCGCCTCGGCGAGTTCGACGCGGTAATGGTCAATACGCTTATCGGCGAAATGGAAAGCGAGGTATCGGCTTTCGTCGAGGAAACCGGGCATAGCGGCGATACGGTACGCGAACTGCGCGCGTATATGCGCTACGCAGGGCAAGGCTGGGAAATTCCGGTCTCGGTCACGGCCGAGCGTTTTTCGACGAACGATGTCGCGGCGGATGTCGCCGCCTTGCGTGCCGCGTTTATCGAGGTCTACGTTCAGCTGTTCGGGCATGAGGTGGAAGGGCTCGATGTCGAGGTGGTGAGCTGGGCGCTTTCCTTGCGTACCGAAGTGCCGCCGCCAGCGCGTGTCACCGAAATCGCGGGCGTCGATCAAGACAGCGAGGGCGTCGCGGTGCCGCTCGAACGGCGTGCCGTCTTCGATGCGAAAAGCGGCAGCTTCCATGACTGCGCCATTCATCACCGCGATGCCTTGCGCGTCGGGCTGCGTGTGGCGGGGCCTGCCATCGTGCTCGAAAACGAGACTTCGACCTTAGTGCCCCCGGGTTTCAGCGTCACCTTGCAAAGCGACCGCTGTCTGCTGATCCAGCGCCAGCACTGA
- a CDS encoding DUF1932 domain-containing protein: MSERTQTGILHDAADGARHRIAIIGFGEVGPIFADAWRDRADVTVFDIKLQDSATREAMVSRIAKTGARVCDSVAAAVDGARYVLSAVTASQAGAVAVEAARSMRAGQLFLDLNSVSPRVKQGNRDALAQCGADYVEAAVMAPVPPQGIRVPMLLGGARAEEASAFCNTLGMKTETIADEIGLASAVKLCRSIMIKGNEALCVQSMLAASHFGVDARVLKSLAATFPGVGWDDGYEGYLIGRVVEHGQRRSEEMREAAAMLQEMDMDPALANAIADVQQRIAALGKTLLADLDKKGALPGWRDQRRALGAA; the protein is encoded by the coding sequence ATGAGCGAGCGTACCCAGACCGGGATCCTTCACGACGCGGCAGACGGTGCGCGGCACCGCATCGCGATCATCGGTTTCGGCGAAGTCGGTCCGATTTTCGCGGACGCCTGGCGCGACCGCGCCGATGTGACGGTGTTCGATATCAAGTTGCAGGATTCCGCCACGCGGGAAGCGATGGTGTCGCGTATCGCTAAAACCGGTGCGCGGGTGTGCGATTCCGTGGCCGCAGCAGTCGACGGTGCGCGCTACGTCTTGTCCGCGGTAACGGCGAGTCAGGCCGGCGCGGTTGCCGTGGAGGCGGCGCGCAGCATGCGCGCCGGGCAGTTATTTCTCGACTTGAATTCGGTATCGCCGCGCGTGAAGCAGGGAAATCGGGATGCGCTGGCGCAATGCGGTGCCGATTATGTCGAGGCCGCCGTCATGGCGCCGGTACCGCCGCAAGGCATTCGCGTGCCGATGCTGCTGGGCGGCGCCCGTGCCGAGGAAGCGTCGGCATTTTGCAATACGCTCGGCATGAAAACCGAGACGATCGCCGACGAGATCGGGCTCGCCTCCGCGGTCAAGCTGTGTCGCAGCATCATGATCAAGGGCAATGAAGCGCTCTGCGTGCAATCGATGCTGGCGGCGAGCCATTTCGGTGTCGATGCGCGTGTCTTGAAATCGCTGGCGGCGACCTTCCCTGGCGTCGGCTGGGACGACGGATACGAAGGCTATTTGATCGGTCGCGTCGTCGAGCACGGGCAGCGGCGCAGTGAGGAGATGCGCGAGGCCGCGGCAATGCTCCAGGAAATGGACATGGATCCGGCCTTGGCCAATGCGATTGCCGATGTCCAGCAACGCATTGCCGCCCTCGGCAAGACCCTGCTCGCGGATCTCGATAAAAAAGGCGCCTTGCCGGGATGGCGCGACCAGCGCCGCGCGCTCGGTGCCGCCTAG
- a CDS encoding cation:dicarboxylase symporter family transporter, protein MRIFKKLYVQVLVAIAIAIVFGLVAPKQALAMQPLGDGFIAMLKMILGPIIFFTVVHGVGHIKDFRRLGRLGVKTLVYFEVVSTLAMGVGWTMVHLIRPGEGLHAINLAVNPGALAGISKAAHADFTFTHFALSIIPKTLGEAFVGGEILPVLFVSLLVGFALSSVAKPDWAVFKLIDEGQAIIFKILAFIMRLSPIGAFGAMSSAVGHYGPGTLLYLLRYVLTYYASALVFVVVVLGLVAACAGLSIFSILSLIKEEALLAMGTAASEVAFPRMVTKLKQAGCDELVVGFVLPAGYSFNIDGACIYMACGLGFIAQATDTTLSASQWISLLFVMLLTSKGGAGAAGGAFVKLAGTVQSTGALPLTGVGLLFGIDRMLAVATSTVNVIGNCVATLVIAKSERMLDEDAYRVALGRGKATARPASLRESADRAGRPERDDEAMGGATPNGLSIPLRAGDKS, encoded by the coding sequence ATGCGAATATTCAAGAAACTGTACGTCCAGGTACTGGTGGCGATCGCGATCGCAATCGTCTTCGGTCTGGTCGCGCCAAAGCAGGCTCTCGCCATGCAGCCGCTGGGCGACGGCTTTATCGCCATGCTGAAAATGATTCTGGGTCCGATCATTTTCTTCACGGTTGTCCACGGCGTCGGCCATATCAAGGACTTCCGACGGCTGGGCCGACTGGGCGTCAAGACCCTTGTCTATTTTGAGGTGGTCAGCACCTTGGCGATGGGCGTCGGTTGGACCATGGTCCATCTGATTCGCCCCGGCGAAGGACTGCATGCGATAAACCTCGCAGTGAACCCGGGCGCGCTGGCGGGCATCTCGAAAGCCGCGCACGCCGATTTCACCTTCACCCATTTCGCGCTGTCGATCATCCCGAAAACCCTCGGTGAAGCGTTTGTCGGCGGCGAGATCCTGCCGGTATTGTTCGTATCGCTGCTGGTGGGTTTCGCCTTGAGCAGCGTCGCCAAGCCGGATTGGGCGGTTTTCAAGCTGATCGACGAAGGACAGGCGATCATTTTCAAGATACTGGCCTTCATCATGCGTCTGTCGCCCATCGGGGCGTTCGGCGCGATGTCCAGTGCCGTCGGACATTACGGTCCCGGCACCTTGCTGTATCTGCTGCGCTATGTGCTGACCTATTACGCGAGCGCGCTGGTGTTCGTCGTGGTGGTGCTCGGTCTGGTGGCGGCGTGTGCGGGCCTGTCGATCTTCTCGATCCTGTCCTTGATCAAGGAAGAGGCCTTGCTGGCGATGGGCACGGCGGCGTCCGAAGTCGCGTTTCCACGCATGGTTACCAAGCTGAAACAGGCCGGCTGCGACGAACTGGTCGTCGGCTTCGTCTTGCCTGCGGGCTATTCCTTCAATATCGACGGCGCCTGCATCTACATGGCCTGCGGTCTGGGCTTCATCGCACAGGCGACCGATACGACGCTGTCCGCGTCGCAATGGATCAGCCTGCTGTTCGTGATGCTGCTGACGTCGAAAGGCGGCGCGGGCGCCGCGGGCGGCGCATTCGTCAAATTGGCCGGTACGGTCCAATCCACCGGCGCCTTGCCATTGACGGGCGTCGGTCTGTTGTTCGGCATCGATCGGATGTTGGCGGTCGCGACATCCACCGTCAACGTCATCGGTAATTGCGTCGCGACGCTGGTCATCGCGAAATCGGAGCGGATGCTCGACGAGGACGCCTATCGCGTGGCGCTGGGCCGAGGCAAGGCGACAGCGCGTCCCGCCAGCCTGCGGGAGTCGGCGGATCGCGCCGGCCGTCCTGAGCGGGACGACGAAGCGATGGGTGGCGCAACCCCTAACGGCCTATCGATTCCTTTGAGAGCGGGAGATAAATCATGA
- a CDS encoding hydroxyacid dehydrogenase, with the protein MHKKWSCLITQPVKAEGWALLEAAGITVRQARATTMEGWAQEIADADAVITRDGGLTATVMDAAPRLQVIGNHGAGTNKIDVAHASRCGIAVTNTPGSNMRSVAEHAMALLLAVARRVPEAHHAVRSDNWRYRFSTTMHELHGKVLGIAGYGAIGSAFATMARLGFGMQVCVWSPSLDDVRRAQLAADGIECVPDLPTLLQRADVVSLHRPARPDTVHMIDAAALALMKPSAILLNTSRGPLIDEMALADALRGGRLFGAGLDVFEQEPPAPDSPLLSLPQETNLVCAPHVGGSTQEALVSTVTMAAEQVIAVLRGERPPHLVNPEVWGHRRGTHGFPLS; encoded by the coding sequence ATGCACAAGAAATGGTCATGCCTGATAACGCAGCCGGTGAAAGCCGAAGGTTGGGCCTTACTCGAAGCCGCTGGCATTACGGTGCGGCAGGCGCGCGCCACGACGATGGAAGGGTGGGCGCAGGAAATAGCGGATGCCGACGCCGTCATTACCCGTGACGGCGGTCTGACCGCTACCGTCATGGATGCGGCGCCGCGCTTGCAGGTCATCGGCAATCATGGCGCCGGCACCAACAAGATCGACGTCGCGCATGCGAGCCGTTGCGGCATCGCCGTGACGAATACGCCGGGCTCCAATATGCGCTCGGTCGCCGAACATGCGATGGCGCTGTTGCTCGCCGTGGCGCGTCGGGTCCCGGAAGCTCACCACGCCGTGCGCAGCGATAACTGGCGTTACCGCTTCTCCACCACAATGCACGAGTTGCACGGCAAGGTGCTGGGTATTGCCGGATATGGCGCCATCGGCAGTGCCTTCGCGACGATGGCACGGCTGGGTTTCGGCATGCAGGTCTGTGTCTGGTCGCCGAGCCTGGATGATGTGCGGCGTGCGCAACTGGCCGCCGACGGCATCGAATGCGTGCCGGACCTGCCTACGCTGCTGCAGCGCGCCGACGTGGTGAGTCTGCATCGTCCCGCCCGGCCCGATACCGTCCATATGATCGATGCCGCAGCGCTGGCCTTGATGAAGCCCTCAGCGATTCTGCTGAATACCTCGCGCGGACCGTTGATCGACGAAATGGCGCTGGCCGACGCACTGCGCGGCGGTCGTCTGTTCGGGGCGGGCCTCGATGTATTCGAACAGGAACCGCCCGCCCCCGATTCGCCGTTGCTGAGCCTGCCGCAGGAGACGAATCTGGTCTGTGCGCCGCACGTCGGCGGTTCCACGCAGGAAGCCTTGGTGTCGACGGTCACGATGGCCGCCGAGCAGGTGATCGCCGTATTGCGTGGCGAACGCCCGCCGCACCTTGTAAATCCCGAGGTTTGGGGGCATCGGCGGGGGACTCATGGTTTTCCCTTGTCATAA
- a CDS encoding Zn-dependent hydrolase encodes MSSSSNSGPSSTNVVAAETVASSPASAAVPVLPTPTPDMALARQLFDILRADSFDGVGVTRDSYGTGEQRAHEQIRTAAEALGLSVRTDAALNLYITLPGQERTAPARVTGSHLDSVPRGGNFDGAAGVIAGLAVVAGCRAAGVTPPADIVVIGIRAEESAWFPFSYIGSKAALGQLPEAALAVRRADNGRTLEESLIALGGDTAPLRQRTPGIDIARIARFVELHIEQGPVLEEAGEPVGVVTGICGSVRYREASALGAYKHSGATPRSHRQDAVVAVARLVSTLHDDWCDLEAQGHELTFTVGRFETDRRQADFSKVPGRVDFCIDVRSRSHATMQAMEARILAATDAIARQYGVAIDLGPRTSSEPAAMDAALCATLTDAARAAGWAYREMPSGAGHDAALFATAGVPTAMIFVRNQHGSHNPQEAMQFPDFEKGTQLLAQLLLR; translated from the coding sequence ATGTCATCGTCCTCGAATTCCGGTCCGTCCTCCACGAACGTAGTGGCCGCCGAGACTGTCGCCTCGAGCCCGGCGTCTGCAGCGGTCCCGGTGCTGCCCACGCCGACCCCCGACATGGCGTTGGCGCGGCAATTGTTCGATATCTTGCGCGCGGACAGCTTCGACGGCGTCGGCGTGACGCGTGACAGTTACGGCACGGGCGAACAGCGAGCGCACGAGCAGATTCGCACGGCCGCCGAGGCGCTGGGCCTGTCCGTGCGCACCGACGCCGCGCTGAATCTCTACATCACGCTGCCCGGTCAGGAGCGGACGGCGCCGGCCCGCGTGACCGGTTCGCATCTCGACTCGGTACCGCGGGGCGGCAATTTCGACGGCGCGGCGGGCGTCATTGCGGGGCTCGCGGTAGTGGCGGGCTGTCGGGCCGCCGGTGTCACGCCGCCCGCGGACATCGTCGTAATCGGCATTCGCGCCGAGGAAAGCGCCTGGTTTCCGTTCTCTTATATCGGGAGCAAAGCGGCGCTCGGACAACTGCCGGAAGCCGCGCTGGCGGTCCGACGTGCGGACAATGGGCGGACTTTGGAAGAGAGCCTGATCGCGCTCGGTGGGGATACGGCGCCGCTGCGGCAACGGACGCCCGGCATCGATATCGCCCGCATTGCCCGTTTCGTCGAATTGCATATCGAACAAGGACCGGTCCTGGAAGAAGCCGGTGAGCCCGTCGGGGTGGTCACCGGCATCTGTGGCAGCGTGCGTTACCGTGAGGCCAGCGCGCTGGGCGCTTACAAGCACTCGGGGGCCACGCCCCGTTCGCATCGGCAGGATGCGGTGGTGGCCGTCGCCCGCCTGGTAAGCACCTTGCATGACGACTGGTGCGATCTGGAAGCGCAGGGCCATGAATTGACCTTTACCGTGGGCCGTTTCGAGACGGACCGGCGCCAGGCGGATTTCAGCAAAGTGCCGGGCCGGGTCGATTTCTGCATCGACGTGCGCTCCCGCAGTCACGCGACGATGCAGGCCATGGAAGCGCGGATCCTGGCCGCCACCGACGCCATCGCCCGTCAGTACGGCGTGGCCATCGATCTGGGGCCACGCACGAGCAGCGAGCCTGCCGCGATGGATGCGGCCTTGTGCGCGACGTTGACCGATGCCGCGCGTGCAGCCGGGTGGGCGTATCGCGAAATGCCGAGCGGTGCCGGTCATGATGCGGCGCTGTTCGCGACAGCCGGCGTCCCCACGGCGATGATTTTCGTGCGGAACCAGCACGGCAGTCACAATCCCCAGGAAGCGATGCAGTTCCCGGATTTCGAGAAAGGCACGCAGCTTCTTGCGCAGCTCCTGCTGCGTTAA
- the hutG gene encoding N-formylglutamate deformylase — protein MKTGYKLHQGDSPLLISIPHVGTTIPDALRPVYTAAGLTVQDTDWHLDRLYDFARELGATILCAEYSRYVIDLNRPRSDESLYPGKVTTGLCPTETFLGEDVYQAGQAPDAAQKAQRVAQYWQPYHETLTQQIMRLRARHPHIVVWEAHSIKSRLPRLFDGKLWDLNLGTADGHSAAPAIAEAVFGVASAEQAYTSILNGRFKGGYITRHYGVPEQGVHTVQLEKCWSTYMHEEAPYTYAPARAQQLQPLLRSMLQAAVAALPTHDTPAPVYPD, from the coding sequence ATGAAGACCGGTTATAAATTGCACCAGGGCGACAGCCCTTTGTTGATTTCGATTCCCCATGTCGGCACGACGATTCCCGACGCGCTGCGGCCCGTTTATACGGCTGCCGGCCTAACCGTGCAAGACACGGACTGGCATCTCGATCGGCTCTATGATTTCGCGCGCGAGCTGGGCGCGACGATTCTCTGCGCCGAGTATTCGCGTTATGTGATCGATCTGAACCGCCCTCGCAGCGACGAAAGCCTCTACCCTGGCAAGGTCACCACCGGACTCTGTCCCACCGAAACCTTCCTTGGCGAGGACGTGTACCAGGCCGGCCAAGCACCGGACGCCGCACAAAAAGCGCAGCGCGTCGCGCAGTACTGGCAACCGTATCACGAGACATTAACGCAGCAGATCATGCGCCTGCGTGCGCGCCATCCGCATATCGTCGTCTGGGAAGCGCACTCGATCAAGAGCCGGTTGCCGCGTCTGTTCGACGGGAAGCTCTGGGATCTGAATCTCGGCACGGCCGACGGCCACAGCGCGGCACCGGCCATTGCAGAGGCCGTGTTCGGCGTTGCAAGCGCCGAGCAGGCGTATACGTCGATTTTGAACGGGCGCTTCAAGGGCGGCTATATCACGCGCCACTATGGCGTGCCGGAACAGGGCGTGCATACGGTCCAGCTGGAGAAATGCTGGTCCACGTATATGCATGAGGAAGCGCCGTACACGTATGCGCCGGCGCGTGCGCAACAGCTTCAGCCACTGCTGCGGAGCATGCTCCAAGCAGCGGTCGCCGCCTTGCCGACGCACGATACGCCGGCACCTGTCTATCCAGACTAA
- a CDS encoding saccharopine dehydrogenase NADP-binding domain-containing protein, whose product MKIALLGAGHIGVTIARLLQNSGDYQVTVADRDAAALASLTDTAVKTVTLDVANRAALTDFARGHDAVVNALPFSLAIEAAHAAAAAGAHYFDLTEDVQATQTIRALARDAKTAFMPQCGLAPGFIGIAAHSLARRFDVVHDIKMRVGALPQFPTNALKYNLTWSVDGLINEYRHPCEAIRDGVLTQAAPMEGLEHFSLDGIEYEAFNTSGGLGTLCETLAGSVRTLDYKSVRYPGHCALMRFLLDDMKLAQKPEALKALLRDAVPATEQDIVLVFVAVNGMRNGRYLEQIFTRKIAAQPFQGVSDAGNAEGQTMSAIQITTAAGICAAVDLFRQKRLPQSGFIAQEQVALDVFLANRFGAAYDLANEGAGAATSIGVGSQVTFRPPALSAGTPASAATTIPCAA is encoded by the coding sequence ATGAAGATCGCACTATTGGGCGCGGGCCATATCGGCGTGACGATCGCGCGCCTGTTGCAGAACTCGGGTGATTATCAGGTCACGGTGGCGGACCGCGATGCGGCGGCGCTCGCGTCGCTAACCGATACCGCCGTGAAGACGGTGACGCTGGATGTCGCGAATCGCGCCGCACTGACCGATTTCGCACGCGGCCACGATGCGGTCGTCAACGCTTTACCGTTTTCCCTCGCCATCGAGGCGGCGCACGCGGCGGCAGCAGCCGGTGCGCACTATTTCGACCTGACCGAGGATGTGCAGGCCACGCAGACGATTCGCGCCTTGGCACGCGATGCGAAGACGGCTTTCATGCCCCAATGCGGCCTGGCGCCGGGTTTCATCGGCATTGCGGCACATAGCCTGGCCCGGCGTTTCGATGTCGTGCACGATATCAAGATGCGGGTGGGCGCGCTGCCGCAATTCCCCACCAATGCGTTGAAATATAATCTGACCTGGAGCGTCGATGGCCTGATCAACGAGTATCGGCACCCGTGCGAGGCAATTCGTGACGGTGTGTTGACGCAGGCGGCACCAATGGAAGGCCTCGAGCATTTTTCGCTCGATGGCATCGAATACGAAGCCTTCAATACGTCCGGCGGTCTTGGGACCTTATGCGAGACCCTGGCCGGCAGTGTCCGGACCCTTGACTACAAGTCGGTGCGCTATCCGGGCCACTGCGCGTTGATGCGCTTCCTTCTCGACGATATGAAGCTGGCGCAGAAGCCGGAGGCATTGAAAGCGCTGCTGCGTGATGCCGTTCCCGCGACCGAACAAGATATTGTCCTGGTGTTCGTAGCGGTCAACGGCATGCGCAATGGACGTTATCTGGAACAGATCTTTACGCGCAAGATCGCCGCCCAACCGTTTCAGGGCGTCTCGGACGCCGGGAACGCGGAGGGGCAAACGATGAGCGCAATTCAGATCACCACCGCAGCCGGCATATGTGCGGCAGTCGATCTGTTTCGGCAGAAGCGGTTGCCGCAGTCGGGCTTTATCGCGCAGGAACAGGTTGCATTGGATGTGTTCCTCGCCAATCGCTTTGGTGCGGCTTACGATCTTGCAAACGAGGGAGCGGGTGCAGCGACGTCGATCGGCGTCGGCAGCCAGGTGACGTTCCGGCCGCCAGCTTTATCGGCCGGCACGCCGGCGTCCGCTGCCACGACGATTCCCTGCGCGGCCTGA